One window of Cellulomonas shaoxiangyii genomic DNA carries:
- a CDS encoding LCP family protein: MTSRHAAARRRRAPRHARDLRSHGVMRGVALAATTVLVFGAAGGVAMAARLTGNVDQIDVADLVAAAPSPTEPADPADARAGEPVNVLVLGSDQRDGENGVIGGDEGGMRSDTTILLHVSADRTRVEMVSIPRDSLVEIPSCTMTDGSTTKPFDGMFNEAFATGWKTGQDVDSAAACAMSTVVHNTGVPLTHVVVVDFAGFQSMINAVGGVEMCIENDIKDRYTGLDITAGVHRLDGVTALQYARARHGTGLDGSDIKRAGRQQRLIANLANEVLSKNLLTDAPQLLQFLSAATQSLTTNISVSDLTGLAFSLRGIDRENIALTTVPWAPARSDANRVEWTPEADELWANIAADRPMLGAPTPDPTAAPQAGAADEPAATAPAGGGGVPPAVDPPVPAPTKTPGQEPFTAADVSSTC, encoded by the coding sequence GTGACCTCCCGCCACGCCGCAGCCCGGCGCCGTCGAGCGCCCCGGCACGCCCGCGACCTGCGCTCGCACGGGGTCATGCGCGGCGTCGCGCTGGCGGCCACGACGGTGCTCGTGTTCGGTGCGGCGGGCGGCGTGGCGATGGCAGCGCGCCTGACCGGGAACGTCGACCAGATCGATGTCGCCGACCTGGTCGCCGCGGCGCCGAGCCCGACGGAGCCGGCCGACCCGGCCGACGCCCGCGCCGGGGAGCCCGTCAACGTCCTCGTCCTCGGCTCCGACCAGCGCGACGGCGAGAACGGCGTGATCGGCGGTGACGAGGGCGGCATGCGGTCCGACACGACGATCCTCCTGCACGTGTCCGCCGACCGCACCCGCGTCGAGATGGTGTCCATCCCGCGGGACTCCCTCGTCGAGATCCCGTCCTGCACGATGACCGACGGCTCGACGACGAAGCCGTTCGACGGCATGTTCAACGAGGCGTTCGCGACCGGCTGGAAGACGGGTCAGGACGTCGACTCGGCCGCCGCCTGCGCCATGAGCACGGTCGTCCACAACACCGGCGTGCCGCTCACGCACGTCGTGGTCGTGGACTTCGCCGGGTTCCAGAGCATGATCAACGCCGTCGGCGGCGTCGAGATGTGCATCGAGAACGACATCAAGGACCGCTACACCGGCCTCGACATCACCGCCGGGGTGCACCGGCTCGACGGCGTCACCGCCCTGCAGTACGCGCGCGCCCGGCACGGCACGGGCCTCGACGGGTCGGACATCAAGCGAGCCGGCCGCCAGCAGCGGCTCATCGCGAACCTCGCCAACGAGGTGCTCTCGAAGAACCTGCTCACCGACGCGCCGCAGCTCCTCCAGTTCCTCAGCGCGGCCACGCAGTCGCTGACGACGAACATCTCCGTCAGCGACCTCACGGGTCTCGCGTTCAGCCTGCGCGGCATCGACCGCGAGAACATCGCGCTGACCACGGTGCCGTGGGCGCCCGCACGCAGCGACGCGAACCGCGTCGAGTGGACGCCCGAGGCGGACGAGCTGTGGGCGAACATCGCGGCGGACCGCCCGATGCTCGGCGCGCCGACCCCGGACCCCACCGCGGCGCCGCAGGCCGGGGCGGCGGACGAGCCCGCGGCCACCGCGCCGGCCGGCGGCGGGGGCGTCCCCCCGGCCGTCGACCCCCCGGTGCCCGCGCCGACGAAGACGCCGGGCCAGGAGCCGTTCACCGCGGCCGACGTCTCCTCGACCTGCTGA
- the rfbB gene encoding dTDP-glucose 4,6-dehydratase codes for MRLLVTGGAGFIGSNFVHQTVRERPDVHVTVLDALTYAGDERSLDPVDGKVVLAKGDIADPDLVDTLVKDVDLVVHFAAESHNDNSLHDPWPFVRTNVIGTYQLLEAVRRHDVRFHHISTDEVYGDLELDDPARFTPDTPYNPSSPYSSTKASSDLLVRAWARSFGVRATISNCSNNYGPFQHVEKFIPRQITNVIDGVRPKLYGTGENVRDWIHVEDHNSAVWSIIEKGRLGETYLIGADGEVDNTTVVETILELMGQGADAYDRVNDRPGHDLRYAIDATKLRTELGWEPRYRDFRDGLAATIEWYRTHESWWRPQKDATEARYAVLGR; via the coding sequence ATGCGGCTGCTCGTCACGGGAGGCGCGGGCTTCATCGGCTCGAACTTCGTCCACCAGACGGTCCGTGAGCGACCGGACGTGCACGTCACGGTCCTCGACGCACTGACCTACGCGGGTGACGAGCGGAGCCTGGATCCCGTCGACGGCAAGGTCGTCCTCGCCAAGGGCGACATCGCGGACCCGGACCTGGTGGACACGCTGGTCAAGGACGTCGACCTCGTCGTCCACTTCGCCGCGGAGTCGCACAACGACAACTCGCTGCACGACCCGTGGCCGTTCGTGCGGACGAACGTCATCGGCACGTACCAGCTGCTCGAGGCGGTCCGCCGCCACGACGTGCGGTTCCACCACATCTCGACCGACGAGGTCTACGGGGACCTCGAGCTGGACGACCCGGCGAGGTTCACGCCGGACACGCCCTACAACCCGTCGAGCCCGTACTCCTCGACCAAGGCGTCGTCGGACCTGCTCGTGCGCGCGTGGGCACGGAGCTTCGGTGTGCGCGCGACGATCTCGAACTGCTCGAACAACTACGGGCCGTTCCAGCACGTCGAGAAGTTCATCCCGCGGCAGATCACGAACGTCATCGACGGCGTGCGACCCAAGCTCTACGGCACGGGCGAGAACGTGCGGGACTGGATCCACGTCGAGGACCACAACAGCGCGGTCTGGTCGATCATCGAGAAGGGCCGCCTGGGCGAGACGTACCTCATCGGCGCCGACGGGGAGGTCGACAACACGACGGTCGTCGAGACGATCCTCGAGCTCATGGGGCAGGGTGCCGACGCGTACGACCGCGTGAACGACCGGCCCGGCCACGACCTGCGCTACGCGATCGACGCGACCAAGCTGCGCACGGAGCTCGGCTGGGAGCCGCGGTACCGCGACTTCCGGGACGGCCTCGCGGCGACCATCGAGTGGTACCGCACGCACGAGTCGTGGTGGCGGCCGCAGAAGGACGCCACCGAGGCCCGCTACGCCGTCCTCGGACGCTGA